The Ochrobactrum quorumnocens genome has a segment encoding these proteins:
- a CDS encoding amidase: MTKLNALSAQEMIDGYEAGTFSPVEVTKAVIEHIEQHDPQLNAMWFVDAEGALAAARASEARWKVGEPIRVKGVSLDGVPVTLKENIATKGVPMPLGTASGDMTPKTADSPPAARLREAGSVFLGRTTMPDFGMASSGTSSFHKLARNPWNLEKNPGGSSAGAAAAGAAGYGPIHLGTDIGGSVRLPAAWCGLVGHKPSLGRIPIEPPFMGRAAGPMTRRVHDAAMAMAILSQPDSRDHMSLPEADIDWLNLERSVRGLKIGLLLDPGCGMAVDPQVTAAVTEAAKLFESAGAHVELLKPWMTPEMLRGLDHFWRTRSGLDVQALPEQTREKILPIMREWAESGLGKTGEEVFRNYLMTLEIRSKTAAATADCDFVLTPISPNVSFPAEWTYPNNNTVEGAQSHINFTLLFNMSEQPAISVNCGYDSAGVPIGLQIAGRRFDDLGVLQMARWFEVARAPQRAWPF; the protein is encoded by the coding sequence ATGACAAAACTTAATGCCCTCAGCGCTCAGGAAATGATCGACGGCTACGAAGCCGGAACCTTTTCGCCTGTTGAAGTTACCAAAGCAGTTATTGAACATATTGAGCAACACGACCCGCAACTGAATGCGATGTGGTTTGTTGATGCGGAAGGTGCTCTTGCAGCAGCACGTGCATCCGAAGCACGTTGGAAAGTGGGAGAACCAATACGGGTGAAAGGTGTATCGCTGGATGGTGTTCCCGTTACACTCAAGGAAAACATTGCGACCAAAGGCGTGCCGATGCCGCTGGGTACCGCGTCTGGCGACATGACACCGAAGACAGCAGATTCACCACCCGCCGCCCGCCTGCGTGAAGCTGGTTCCGTGTTTCTCGGACGAACTACAATGCCAGACTTCGGGATGGCGTCATCTGGCACATCAAGCTTCCACAAACTCGCTCGCAATCCGTGGAATCTGGAAAAAAACCCCGGCGGATCGAGTGCCGGTGCTGCTGCTGCCGGTGCTGCGGGCTATGGCCCCATTCATCTGGGAACGGATATAGGCGGTTCTGTTCGGCTACCGGCCGCATGGTGTGGTCTGGTCGGGCATAAGCCAAGCTTGGGACGCATTCCTATCGAGCCGCCGTTTATGGGGCGCGCTGCAGGTCCGATGACACGAAGGGTCCATGATGCTGCAATGGCCATGGCGATTCTGTCTCAGCCGGATAGTCGCGATCACATGAGCCTCCCAGAAGCCGACATTGATTGGTTGAATCTCGAGCGTAGCGTTCGCGGCTTAAAGATTGGCCTTCTCCTCGACCCGGGCTGCGGAATGGCTGTCGATCCGCAAGTAACCGCTGCCGTCACAGAGGCCGCCAAATTATTCGAAAGTGCCGGTGCACATGTCGAACTTTTAAAACCTTGGATGACACCCGAAATGCTTCGTGGTCTGGATCATTTCTGGCGCACAAGATCCGGTTTAGATGTGCAGGCCCTTCCAGAGCAAACACGTGAGAAAATCCTACCCATCATGCGTGAATGGGCTGAATCCGGCCTTGGAAAAACAGGGGAAGAAGTTTTCCGTAACTATTTGATGACGCTGGAGATCAGATCAAAAACGGCCGCGGCGACTGCTGATTGCGATTTTGTTCTGACGCCAATTTCACCCAATGTCAGCTTTCCAGCGGAGTGGACGTATCCAAACAATAATACTGTTGAGGGAGCCCAATCCCACATCAATTTCACGCTGTTGTTCAATATGAGCGAACAGCCTGCCATTTCTGTTAATTGCGGATATGACAGTGCAGGCGTGCCGATTGGATTGCAAATTGCTGGGCGTCGCTTTGATGATCTGGGCGTTTTGCAAATGGCTAGATGGTTTGAGGTTGCACGCGCACCTCAACGGGCATGGCCGTTCTGA